The sequence below is a genomic window from Rhodococcus sp. 4CII.
TCATCAAGGCCGGCGCTGCCACCGAGGTGGAGCTCAAGGAGCGCAAGCACCGCATCGAAGATGCCGTGCGGAACGCCAAGGCTGCCGTTGAAGAGGGCATCGTCGCCGGTGGTGGCGTGGCTCTGCTGCAGTCGGCTCCGGCTCTGGACGACCTGAAGCTCGAAGGTGACGAGGCCACCGGTGCGAACATCGTTCGCGTCGCCCTCGAAGCACCGCTGAAGCAGATCGCATTCAACGCCGGCCTCGAGCCCGGCGTCGTTGCCGAGAAGGTTCGCAACCTGCCCGCAGGTCACGGCCTCAACGCTGCCAACAACGAGTACGGCGACCTGCTCGAAGCCGGCATCAACGACCCGGTCAAGGTCACCCGCTCCGCGCTGCAGAACGCAGCGTCCATCGCGGCTCTGTTCCTGACCACCGAGGCCGTCGTCGCCGACAAGCCGGAGAAGGCCGGAGCGCCCGTGGGCGACCCGACCGGCGGCATGGGCGGTATGGACTTCTAAAGGCGGCTACGCCTCCCGTGAGCGGCTGAGGAGTCCTCGGACTCGCCCGCCACTCACGGGCACGAAGTGCCCGGAAAGGCCCGGAACACCACTCGGTGTTCCGGGCCTTTTCCGTTTCCAGGTGTCGCCGTTTCCCGGTGTCACTGCGATGTCAGTGTCCGGCCGGCATCAGCATCCAGGCGGCGAGGTAGACGAGCGCCGCGGTGCCGCCGGTGACGAACGTCGCGACGACGGTGAGCAGGCGGACGAGGTTGACGTCCACGGAGAAGTATTCGGCGATGCCGCCGCAGACGCCTGCGAGCATCTTCTGATTGTCGGAGCGGATGAACTGGCGGGGAGTGTTGCTGTCGAATGTCATGCCTTCATCCTGGTCGGAGTGGCCGGCCGCGCGCATCGGGATGTACCCCGATCTCGACCCTGGACTTTCACCCTGAGCCTGCGCGCCGTGCCGTCCTGTCGTTCACGTCTGCGACACCGCGACGACGCCTGGGGCGGTTAGATTTCGGCGCATGACTGACCTCGAGGAACATCCGGGTTTCCTCAGCGCCTTCGCGGATCTGTCCACCGCCGTCGATCTGCGGGACACCTCCGCGTTCACCGTCAACGACGAGGACGACGACGATCCGGTTCTGCTCACCGCGCCGGAGTCGAGAGGGTGATGGGCTTCTGCACCGACGAGCAGTACTCCCGATTCCTGCATCAGGCGCCGCTG
It includes:
- a CDS encoding PspC domain-containing protein codes for the protein MTFDSNTPRQFIRSDNQKMLAGVCGGIAEYFSVDVNLVRLLTVVATFVTGGTAALVYLAAWMLMPAGH